One part of the Humulus lupulus chromosome 9, drHumLupu1.1, whole genome shotgun sequence genome encodes these proteins:
- the LOC133802122 gene encoding cationic amino acid transporter 2, vacuolar-like — protein MGVSDDCDGVGSLLSSRRWGGGFKSLTRRKQVDSANDKKGPQLAKELSVPYLVAIGVGSTIGAGVYILVGTVAREHTGPALTISFLIAGIAAALSAFCYAELSSRCPSAGSAYHYSYICAGEGLAWLVGWALLLEYTLSGAAVARGISPNLGFLFGGENNLPAFLGRQYIPGLDITVDPFAAVLVFIVTGLLSVGIKESTLAQAIVTTANVCVLLFVIIAGTYLGFKSGWVGYELPTGYFPFGVDGMLAGSATVFFSYIGFDTVASTAEEVKNPKRDLPLGIGASLSICCALYMLVSVVIVGLVPYHAMDPDTPISTAFASHGMNWASYVITVGAVTALCSTLMGSLLPQPRILMAMARDGLLPSFFSDVNERTQVPIKSTVVTGIGAAILAFFMDVSELAGMVSVGTLVAFTMVAISVLILRYVPPDEVPLPPSLQESIDSFALRCGESSKERNRKYLVGSSKDGTQALLDQVDISVEIPLIAKHLHIGNYVMNENKRRKIAGWTIMLTCIGEFLLAYSASSLGFPSFLRYSLCGVGGVLILSGLVVLTCIDQDDARHSFGHTGGFICPFVPLLPIACILINVYLLVNLGAATWARVSVWLVIGVVVYLFYGRTHSSLRDAVYVPVAQADEICRGSANYVS, from the exons ATGGGTGTTTCAGATGATTGTGATGGTGTTGGTTCATTATTGTCTTCACGGAGATGGGGAGGTGGCTTTAAGAGCTTGACCAGGAGGAAACAGGTGGACTCTGCTAATGATAAGAAAGGACCTCAACTGGCCAAAGAGTTATCTGTTCCCTACCTTGTTGCAATTG GAGTTGGCTCAACAATTGGAGCTGGAGTCTATATCCTAGTTGGAACAGTTGCTAGAGAACATACTGGACCAGCCTTGACCATTTCATTTTTAATAGCTGGAATAGCTGCTGCTCTTTCAGCCTTTTGCTATGCGGAGCTCTCTAGTCGTTGCCCTTCTGCAGGAAGTGCCTATCATTATTCATATATATGTGCTGGAGAAGG ACTTGCTTGGTTGGTTGGTTGGGCTTTATTATTGGAATATACACTTAGTGGGGCAGCTGTTGCCAGAGGAATATCTCCAAATTTG GGATTTCTTTTTGGAGGAGAGAACAACCTGCCAGCCTTTCTTGGCCGTCAATATATCCCTGGGCTTGACATTACAGTTGACCCCTTTGCAGCAGTTCTAGTTTTTATTGTCACTGGGCTCCTGTCTGTGGGAATTAAGGAG AGTACTCTAGCACAAGCTATAGTGACAACAGCAAATGTTTGCGTACTGCTATTTGTCATAATAGCGGGTACTTATTTGGGTTTCAAATCTGGATGGGTTGGATATGAGCTTCCTACTGG GTATTTTCCCTTTGGGGTTGATGGAATGCTTGCTGGGTCTGCTACAGTATTCTTTTCCTACATTGGCTTTGATACAGTTGCAAGCACCGCTGAAGAG GTGAAAAACCCTAAACGGGATTTACCACTGGGTATTGGGGCATCACTTTCTATCTGCTGTGCTTTGTACATGTTGGTCTCTGTTGTCATTGTCGGTTTAGTACCCTATCATGCAATGGATCCGGACACTCCCATCTCCACTGCATTTGCTAGCCATGGGATGAATTGGGCTTC GTATGTGATAACTGTTGGAGCTGTTACTGCACTCTGCTCAACTTTGATGGGTTCTCTTCTTCCTCAG CCACGAATTCTGATGGCAATGGCTAGGGATGGGTTGCTGCCCTCATTCTTTTCAGATGTTAATGAACGCACACAAGTTCCTATAAAGAGCACAGTGGTAACTGGAATTGGTGCTGCAATCTTGGCATTCTTTATGGATGTTTCAGAATTGGCAGGAATG GTCAGCGTGGGTACACTTGTTGCATTTACTATGGTAGCAATATCTGTATTGATACTCAGGTATGTCCCACCAGATGAGGTGCCATTGCCACCATCTCTTCAGGAGTCTATTGATTCATTTGCATTGCGATGTGGTGAGAGTAGTAAGGAAAGAAATAGGAAATATCTTGTTGGCTCCTCTAAGGATGGTACCCAAGCTCTGCTTGATCAAGTAGACATCTCTGTTGAAATTCCTTTGATTGCCAAACATCTGCATATTGGCAACT ATGTTATGAATGAAAATAAAAGGCGAAAAATTGCTGGCTGGACAATTATGCTGACATGTATTGGGGAGTTTCTCCTTGCATATTCAGCTTCAAGTTTGGGCTTTCCAAG CTTTCTTCGGTACTCATTGTGTGGAGTTGGTGGTGTTCTTATTTTATCTGGTCTTGTTGTGCTGACCTGTATAGATCAAGATGATGCACGCCACAGCTTCGGACACACAGGAG GTTTCATATGCCCATTTGTCCCATTGCTACCGATTGCTTGTATTCTCATCAATGTGTACCTTCTAGTTAATCTCGG AGCTGCAACTTGGGCGCGGGTTTCTGTGTGGCTGGTTATAGGGGTGGTGGTTTATCTGTTTTATGGCCGAACACACAGCTCACTGCGAGATGCAGTTTATGTTCCGGTGGCACAGGCAGATGAAATCTGTCGTGGTTCAGCAAACTATGTGTCTTAG